The DNA region acactacacacaacatgaacatccatcacatactataacatggtatatacacaaaaccggacagcctatacaacctgtccagaaactcaacttaaaactgtcaaactgaaaatccgacttctccgttgcgtccggaaggcgtcaaaacccccgggtactaattttcataatttataacatagtataagtatttttaacttaatttcaaagccaaaaaatgttccaaaaacacatttttttcaccattttcaaaacctacgggatttcatttttttatcacaaaaatataaatttcaatgctttatttcctattaaatctaaacaataaaatttacataattttcatgatcacatacaaaataaattttaattaattatatatatatttttttctcaaaaataattctttttacacaaatgtacacacacaaacacatcacatatatacatgtatatttctctaccaacattataaatcccttctagaaatcaataaaaataaataaataaattcctaacaccacatacatttttttttatatgagcaaccattcttttttttttttatgtatatacatatatatatatatatatatttttttcaatcattcatcaatcaattcttcacacacatgtaaacatatctaaaccctaaaaaccatacattaatttagatagaaaaacatcatactttcacacatgaattttaaatcatgaacaatcataaactataaaataacacacacataaaaatcatagaaatttaaattaaaacttaaaaagaaaactaggttaagaattactcacaattgctcaagaacaacaccaaaattgatgaaccaaattGGAGGATTTAGGCGTGAGAATTAGGGAgtttttgggagtgttttctttacttgcaaGGTTTTAAAATGAAGGATGTAAAGCAAGGAATTAATTAAGGGATTATGggattttattgatgataattgCCTTAACCATTCATTtgccaaaatggaagttacaatcttccccAAATCTTCCTTATGGCCGGCCACCCTATCAAATtccctctttttaatttttttttttgaaattaaagatagattaggtaaaagatttggacttaaaatggtttttattgtcttaaaagttgaaatctcatgatttaacctactaacaaaataaataatttaatataatttaataaataatatattcttcaaaaaaaaaaataataataatattactagtaaatcatttaatatatcggaaaaatatcggggtgttacaaattaACCATAAAAAGCCTAACATAAATCAAATATCAAGTTAAGGCCTTATTAGCCATGAAATTAATATACAAGTATGAAATCAAGAACACATACAGAAATTTTACTTCTAACCCAAAAGAGATGGGATGGTGATAGTACTAGATGTGTTCTCCTTCTTCTACATAGTACCTAAATCATGGGGGTTTATGAACTTAGGATGGAAAAGTAAACATCAGTTTTTCAGATTGATTTTATGCTTTGGAAGaggatgaatttttttttagaaattttactCTAAGTTGATAATGAAGAAGAAAGGTGAATGGAGTGTACAGGTTTATAAATAAGAAGGAGTTAGCTTGATGAATCATATGTTAGGTGGCAAAATTACGGGTGACTCAACTTCATACTCATACTCATTAAAGTATGAGGTGGATAATACACCCATATTTTTCGTTGTATGATTTATTTTGTCCCCACAAATAATAAAAGTGATATCTAAAATtcgtagtaaaattttatttttaaaatgacaaacttattttacttattaaaataataattttttaacaaagacgtttttataactgtttcaTTCTCCCCTACTTAAGAAATTTCGTCCCCAAATTTACATACCTTTAAAACAAATGCGGATATCGGCTTCTCATGTCAGATTCATTTTCCCAATTCTCTTCCTCTTCCCCGTGGTGAGTCCACAATACTTTCACTAAGGGAATTTACTTATTCCTCAACTCTTTGACCAGCTGATTAAGAATCTTTAATGGTTTTTCCTCATAACTCAAAGTTTCATCAACTTGCAGTGGTTCGTAGCTTAAGATGTACGAAGGATCATACACATACTTGCGCAGTTGAGACACATGAAAGACATTATGTACCCCATCCAACTCTGGCGGCAATGCCAATTCATAAGCCACTTCTCCAATTCTTCGCAAGATTTCAAATGGCCCTATGAATTTTGGACTTAGTTTTTCTTTTACTCCAAATTGTTTCACACCCTTCATTGAAGAAACTTTTAAGAAAACTTTATGACCAACTTCAAATTCTAGCTTCCTCTTGCAGTTGTCATTGTAGCTCTTCTGACGATCTTGAGCTCTCTTCATCAAATTCCGAATGACTTTTACCTGATCCACTGTTTCTTGAATCAAATCCGGTCCTGTAGAAATATTGGTGTCTAAGTATTCCCAACACAAAGGAGTTCTACACTTGCGCCTATAAAAAGCTTCGAATGGTGCCATCCTGATACTCgaatgaaaactattattgtaGGAGAATTCCACTAATGCTAATCTTGATTCCCAATCAGTTTCGAACTCCAGCACACAAGATCGCAACAAATCTTCTATGGTTTGAATAGTTCTCTCTGTCtggccatcagtagccggatgaaaagcagtactcaaACTCAACTTTGTTCTGAAGGCTTCTTGTAATTCCTTCCAAAAATGTGATAAGAATTTAGAATCCCTATCAGAAATGATAGTTCTGGGCACCCCATGTAATTTGACTATCTCTCGAACATAGATTTTAGCTAATTGTTTCACCAACCAAGTTGTTTTTACAGCAATAAACCGACTAGACTTCGTCAATCGATCGAATATAACCCAAATGGAGTCATTACCCCTCCTTGGCCTCGGCAAACCAACCACAAAATCTATTGAAATGGAATCCCACTTCCAATCAGGTATATCTAATGGTTGCGTCAACCCAGCTTCCTTCCTTCTCTCTGACTTGATCTTTTGACATACCAGACCAGCTACATCTTTCTTTAACCCTTTCCACCAAAACAACTTTCTGACTTCGCTAACCATCTTATTGCGGCCCGGATGTACTGAGTAAGAACTAGCATGAGCTTCGTGAAGAATTTCATTCCTTAATTCAGCATCCACGGGAACGCATAGCCTTTTCTTGAACTTCAATCCTTGATTTTCATCATACTAAAATTCAGTGGTCGATCCCTCTCTAGCCCGCAACATCAATTCTACCAAGTATGGATCTTCAAGTTGCTTCATCACAATTCTATCAAACAAAGTAGGTCTCATAGATATTGCATTGATTATTCCCTGAACTTCTTCTGAAGTCACCAATTCAATACCCATCTTCTGAAGTTCTAACCATAACTCTCTCAGCAAACTTCTCATGAAATGTAATTCGCCATGAGGTCTTCGACTGAAGGCATCTGCAACTTTATTCGCTTTACCAGGATGATATAGGATCTCGGTGTTATAATCTTTAATGAGCTCAAGCCACCGTCTCTGTCTTATATTCAGTTCCTTCTGAGTGAATATGTATTTCAGACTCTTATGATCTATGAAAATCTTACACGGAGTCCCAAATAGATAATGGCACCATAGTTTTAGAGCAAATACTACAGCATCCAACTCTAAATCATGAACTGGGTAGTTCGTGTCAAGAATCTTCAATTGTCTACTTGCATAAGCTATTACCTTGCCCTTCTGCATTAAAACACACACTAAACCTTCCTTGGAGGCATCACAGAAAATCTCAAACTCATTCTTGCTATCTGGTAGGGCTAACACTGGAATGCTTGTCAACCGTTTCTTCAATTTCAAGAATGCCGCCTCACATTCAGAAGTTCACTCGAATTTCTTGTCTTTACACACTAGTTGTGTTATTGGTCGAGCTATACTGGCGAAGTTTCCCCCTAACTTTCTGTGATAACTCGCTAGACCCATGAAACTTCGAACTTCATGTACATTTTTAGGTGCAAGCCACTCTATGATAGCTTTCACCTTTTGATTAACATATAAAAAACtctttaatattacttattcaTCTAAACTACTTTACGGTCGCGTTTTGTTGTTCTTTACGTGCGTACTAGTATAGTCATACTCAAACTTCTTTTAATATTGCACAAAATATATGTGTTAATGGACATTTGCAGAACTAATATCAAGATCTAAACCAAGCAAAAAGTAATTTAGATGTTAAAATGTTATAAATGGGAGATTTCTATTTATTAAGCAAAACGTCGAATTTATTATCAGATAGGGTAAAAGTGgaagttttaaattttattttttaattaataatttctatGTATTTTTATAGAGGTAGTCTAAGTAAATAACAGTAATTTGTTATACTGGAAAATACCCTTATGTGAAAAAATttaatagaatttttttatttctttactTTGTtggtatttattttatctttttataataatttagaaatgaaattatcaATTAGGTAGTCAACCCCATTAAAGTGAAGCAAATTCCTTGCTCTCCACGAATTCTTGCTCTACAAGTTAAATTCCACCAAGTCAAATCCAACTTCTACCTTTCTATAAATAAAGGCATAAAACACCACCATAATTTCAAGATTGTGCTTTTAAAGATTACATTTTGTTCTTCCCCTTTTATATTTCCCCTCTAACCAACAAACCCCAGAAAAAAAAAGCCAAATCCCGAAAAAACGAACCCAAAAATGAGAAGAGAAGGTCGTCCACATGGAATGGTTCGAACATACCATGTATTACCATCACCATTGAATCCTAGACCTAATTCTCGAATCCTTAACAAGATTGATTACCCACCAACTGCTGGAATTTTTGCTAAGATTTCAAATAAACCCACAAATCATTCAAAATTTACAGGTAAGTGTGAGAAAGTTAGATGTTCTGGGTGCCATTTTCATCCAATTTCAAAGTCTAGGGACAAATCTAAAGGTACCCAGAAACTTAAATCATCTGATTCTGCTTTTAATTATCAACAAGATACTTGGAGAGTTGTTGGGTTGCATAAGTTGCAAAAATCTGGGTACTCTGCATCTGGaattttaaatgaattaaataatcttgactatgatgatgatgatgatgatgatgatgataaacatGAAGATGAGAATGGAGGTGATTcatatgttgatgatgaagttAAAACAGAGATTATAGTTGCCGCTACTTCTCATCATGATGATATTgttaatgttgatgttgatgaaaTTATTGTTCATGTTGGTGTAACAGATGACAATGATGATGGGTATAAGGGATTCTATGATGTTGCTTATTTGATGAATCCTatggatgaagatgaagaaggttGGTCTGTTATTggataatgatcaattaaataatatgatTATAGTTATGTCATTTTTATAATAACTAATTGTAATTTATGATTTGTAATTACTgatcaagatttgatttttcttgaatttgttTCCAAATTTGATTCGATGGATTTTccaattgattttcaatcatgTTGTGTGAATAATTCTACAATAAATTTCCTTGATTACCCTTTAATTTGCGTTGAGAATTATGTTtgtatataataatttgtaaaatgTGGATGCAGGAATTGGTAAAGGATAAGAAAAGGTATAGAGTCGGTGGGGTGTTCTGTTACATCACTATCTTCCAATAATTGTGTGCAATTAACCGGCCATTTTGAGTATAATAAGTACTAAAGTCCTAATCAGTAACcagaattaagaattaaaaatatattataataattaagccACAATTATGACAAAATCAATAGTACATTTGATATAAACATAAAATTTGAGCACATCAAAAAGAGATAAAAATGACTAAAAGAATCTCTTATAGGAAGAAGTCAGAAGAAATATTTGGATGATATCGCAACAACAATAATGTTAGTGCTTAATTCCAAACGATTAGAGTTGACTATATTACTATATGAACTAAATTAATATTGTTAGATTAAATGGCTAGCCATCTAGATTGAtctttttttctatcctttctgattttttacattttacttTGTAAGTATAGATCCTTTATATCCTTATCTACTCCTGTATTTTCGGTCCTCTTTGATTTTCATAACCCCTTTTTAAATAACAGTGAGCAAACAATAATACCAAAGAAAATgttttgatgaagaagaaaagtgGATTAATAGTTTAAATGATTAAGAAAAGTAGAAAACTAAAGAAATAATgaataagtttaaatttttttaaaagtaattcaATGCAGTTGTTTATTTATAAAGGGAAAAAATGTAATATTATCCGTGtgaaaattatgaataaatgGATTAAAATTATAGACCATTTACTTAAAAAAAGTTGTCCCAAAAACCATgcaatatcttttcctttatatACACGAAATCAATACTTTTGTTAAATAGACATATCTAGTGTAGATATGTGATCATCTAATTTGAGAAATGATGATGTGCATAAGGGTGATGAAACAATGGATGGTTAACTAAATGATGCTCACATAGTGAACACGACCAATcatcaatgttttttttaagaaaaaaacatCTTTTACAAAAACTCTATTCATATAGTTCTATATTGAAATTGCtaaattctttaaaattttagaattttaaaagcACATATTGCAAATTTTCATCCCATATGGATTCTAAAGtgataaataaaaatgtgatttagtaaaaagtttatataaGCATTCATTACTTTCACCAAAACAAAGTTATAATTTGCCACAAAAAACCTTTTGACATAAAGCCTTTGACTTTGTTAAAACCAAAATCCTTCAAATCTTCAACACTTTTACAACTTCCAGCGCGACGTCGTTTGATCAGCCAATAAACAAAAAAAGTCTTTTAACTCCGGCGAATC from Amaranthus tricolor cultivar Red isolate AtriRed21 chromosome 3, ASM2621246v1, whole genome shotgun sequence includes:
- the LOC130808078 gene encoding uncharacterized protein LOC130808078, whose product is MRREGRPHGMVRTYHVLPSPLNPRPNSRILNKIDYPPTAGIFAKISNKPTNHSKFTGKCEKVRCSGCHFHPISKSRDKSKGTQKLKSSDSAFNYQQDTWRVVGLHKLQKSGYSASGILNELNNLDYDDDDDDDDDKHEDENGGDSYVDDEVKTEIIVAATSHHDDIVNVDVDEIIVHVGVTDDNDDGYKGFYDVAYLMNPMDEDEEGWSVIG